The following are encoded in a window of Eleutherodactylus coqui strain aEleCoq1 chromosome 12, aEleCoq1.hap1, whole genome shotgun sequence genomic DNA:
- the MRPL32 gene encoding large ribosomal subunit protein bL32m: protein MRRISGDRAEVTEKMALSVGAGGGLLNVLLRCCVRAEESVLRALGVQPVYPALAVPAPLSCPSDDAATDTAPSFLDGILWMAVPKSRRTIEVNRCRRRNPQKLLKEKKNIDVCPECGHLKLKHVLCGFCYAKVRHETHLIRKEIQAMEGGPFRAPVVESVVLYEGEKPRPDDDGKRIIEQKRKRPSWFSY from the exons atgcgcagaatatcGGGTGACAGAGCGGAGGTTACGGAAAAGATGGCGCTGTCCGTAGGAGCAGGAGGCGGACTGCTTAACGTGCTGCTGAGGTGTTGTGTGCGGGCAGAAGAGAGTGTCCTCCGGGCCCTGGGAGTGCAGCCCGTGTACCCGG ctctggCTGTCCCAGCTCCGCTGTCCTGCCCGTCAGATGACGCCGCCACTGATACTGCGCCTAGCTTTCTGGATGGCATCTTGTGGATGGCGGTTCCTAAATCCAGAAGAACCATAGAAGTAAATCGCTGCCGAAGAAGAAATCCTCAGAAACTTCTGAAAGAGAAG AAAAACATTGATGTGTGCCCAGAATGTGGCCACCTGAAGCTGAAGCACGTCCTATGTGGGTTCTGCTATGCCAAGGTTCGCCATGAAACGCATCTCATCAGGAAAGAAATACAAGCCATGGAAGGAGGGCCGTTTAGAGCCCCCGTCGTGGAATCGGTTGTTCTCTATGAGGGGGAGAAGCCGCGTCCTGACGACGATGGGAAGAGGATTATTGAGCAAAAACGGAAGCGTCCGTCGTGGTTCTCCTACTGA